The Sander vitreus isolate 19-12246 chromosome 5, sanVit1, whole genome shotgun sequence genome includes a region encoding these proteins:
- the LOC144518103 gene encoding aquaporin-3-like, giving the protein MGRHKLFLDKLSRSCQIRNLLLRQALAECLGTLILVMFGCGAVAQLVLSSGSHGMFFTVNFAFGFAAMLGILVCGQISGGHLNPAVTFALCLLGRERWRKFPMYFLFQTIGAFFGASIIFSMYFDALIKHPGCFNVTGSDATAGIFATYPGEHLTLLNGFFDQMIGTAALIVCILAIVDPHNNPIPQGLEAFTVGFVVLVIGLSMGFNSGYAVNPARDFGPRLFTAMAGWGSEVFTAGQGWFLVPISAPFIGSIIGTLIYQLMVGFHTEGEARDQKVAIDESVRLTNVTTNDKTKDNAKEIH; this is encoded by the exons aTGGGCAGACATAAATTGTTTTTGGACAAACTGTCCCGGTCCTGCCAGATCCGAAACTTGCTGCTTCGCCAGGCCCTGGCAGAGTGTCTGGGCACCCTCATCCTTGTG atGTTTGGCTGTGGTGCTGTGGCCCAGCTGGTTTTGAGCAGTGGTTCCCATGGCATGTTCTTCACAGTCAACTTTGCATTCGGCTTCGCTGCCATGTTAGGCATCCTGGTCTGTGGCCAGATATCAG GTGGCCATCTGAACCCTGCGGTGACCTTTGCCCTGTGCCTGCTAGGAAGAGAGCGCTGGAGAAAGTTCCCCATGTACTTCCTCTTTCAGACAATCGGTGCTTTCTTTGGTGCTAGcatcattttcagcatgtacTTTG ATGCCCTGATAAAACATCCTGGATGTTTCAATGTGACTGGTTCTGATGCAACAGCTGGGATCTTTGCTACCTACCCTGGAGAACATCTTACCCTTTTGAATGGCTTCTTTGATCAG ATGATCGGCACAGCAGCGCTCATTGTTTGTATCCTGGCTATTGTGGATCCACACAACAACCCCATCCCCCAAGGGCTGGAGGCCTTCACTGTGGGATTTGTGGTTCTGGTCATTGGATTGTCTATGGGCTTTAACTCTGGCTATGCTGTCAATCCTGCCCGAGACTTCGGACCACGTCTTTTCACCGCTATGGCTGGGTGGGGCAGCGAAGTTTTCAC GGCTGGACAAGGCTGGTTCCTGGTACCCATTAGCGCCCCATTCATTGGAAGCATCATCGGTACGTTAATCTACCAGCTGATGGTTGGCTTCCATACGGAGGGAGAAGCACGTGACCAGAAAGTCGCAATAGATGAGAGTGTCCGACTCACCAATGTCACCACCAACGATAAAACCAAAGACAATGCCAAAGAAATACACTGA